In the genome of Actinomadura graeca, one region contains:
- a CDS encoding glycosyltransferase family 2 protein: MVLPCYNEQDHVIDEVERITKAMDGSGKTYELLAVDDCSTDETLARLEEAAPRFPNMRILAFQHNSGSGTVRRIGSQQARGEIVVWTDADMSYPNERIPELVEVLDGDPSVDQVVGARTTEEGTHKALRVPAKWFIRKVAERLTNTKIPDLNSGLRAFRREVSLPYLRLLPPGFSCVTTITIAFLSNQHPVRYLPIDYAKRAGKSKFHFTKDAYRYILQVLRMVMYFNPLKVLMPPALWLIVIGLLKGVFDMVVHFGYFANNTIMIFVTGLIIASLALLADLIVRSRGDV; the protein is encoded by the coding sequence ATCGTCCTCCCCTGCTACAACGAGCAGGACCATGTGATCGACGAGGTCGAGCGCATCACCAAGGCGATGGACGGCAGCGGCAAGACCTACGAGCTGCTGGCCGTCGACGACTGCTCCACGGACGAGACGCTGGCGCGCCTGGAGGAGGCCGCGCCGCGCTTCCCGAACATGCGGATCCTGGCGTTCCAGCACAACAGCGGCTCGGGAACCGTCCGGCGCATCGGCTCCCAGCAGGCCCGCGGCGAGATCGTCGTGTGGACCGACGCCGACATGTCCTACCCCAACGAGCGGATCCCCGAGCTGGTGGAGGTCCTGGACGGCGACCCGTCGGTGGACCAGGTCGTCGGCGCGCGCACCACCGAGGAGGGCACGCACAAGGCGCTGCGCGTCCCCGCCAAGTGGTTCATCCGCAAGGTCGCCGAGCGGCTCACCAACACGAAGATCCCGGACCTGAACTCCGGGCTGCGGGCGTTCCGCCGCGAGGTGTCGCTGCCCTACCTGCGGCTGCTGCCGCCCGGGTTCTCCTGCGTCACGACGATCACGATCGCGTTCCTGTCGAACCAGCACCCCGTGCGGTACCTGCCGATCGACTACGCCAAGCGGGCGGGCAAGTCCAAGTTCCACTTCACCAAGGACGCCTACCGGTACATCCTCCAGGTACTGCGGATGGTGATGTACTTCAACCCGCTCAAGGTGCTGATGCCGCCCGCGCTGTGGCTGATCGTGATCGGGCTGCTCAAGGGCGTGTTCGACATGGTCGTGCACTTCGGCTACTTCGCCAACAACACCATCATGATCTTCGTGACGGGGTTGATCATCGCGTCGCTGGCGCTGCTCGCCGACCTCATCGTCCGCTCCCGCGGCGACGTCTAG